A window of Sphingobacterium kitahiroshimense genomic DNA:
CGCAGTAATACCACTTGGCAATTGTGCGATAATACCAGTCATAATGATCAAGGAAATACCATTACCAATACCTTTATCAGTAATCTTTTCTCCTAGCCACATTACAAACAAAGTACCCGCTGTCAAAACTATTGCAGTAAGAATAGTGAACATAGGATCTGCTAATGTTTTCGCAGCAGGCTCAATTTGAGTTCTAACATACGCAAACGCTTGAAGCAAAGTAATCGCTAACGTTAGATAGCGCGTAATTTGATTCATTTTAGTACGACCACTTTCACCCTCTTTCTGCATTTTTTGGAAATAAGGAACCGCGATGCCCAGTAACTGAACAACAATGGATGCCGAGATATAAGGCATTACACCCAATGCAAAGATAGCTGAGCGAGAGAATGACCCCCCTGCAAACATATCTAGCAACCCAAGTAATCCTTCTTTTTGACCGGAAGCCAAAGCTTGAGGATTAACTCCAGGTAATACAATATGACATCCAATACGGTAAATCAGAAGAAATAGCAACGTATTCAAAATACGTGTACGTAAATCGTCTATTTTCCAAATATTGGTTAAGGTTGTGATTAGTTTCTTCATTTATTAAAGTTTAACAATAGAACCGCCTGCTGCTTCAATAGCTGCTTGAGCAGAAGCCGAGAACGCATGTGCTGTAACTTCAACTTTTGCTTTCAACTCACCACGACCCAAGATCTTAACTTTATCTTTCTTAGCTACTAATCCATGAGCAACTAATTCTTCCAAAGTTACAATAGTCAAATTATGCTTCTCAACTAATTCTTGCAAAGCATCTAAGTTTACACCATTATACTCTACGCGGTTTAAGTTTTTGAAACCAAATTTAGGCACACGACGTTGCAAAGGCATTTGACCACCTTCAAAACCGATCTTTGTACTATGACCTGAACGAGAACCTGCTCCTTTGTGACCACGTGTAGAAGTACCACCGCGACCAGAACCTGTACCACGACCAATACGTTTACGATTTTTTACGGAACCTTTTGCAGGTCTTAAATTACTTAAGTTCATTTTAAAACTAAATTGTGTTAGGCCTTCGCTTTCACTAAACAGGTCCTAACTATTAAAAAATTGATTGATAGCAAGTAATGGAAAAGACCCTAAAGCCCTTTCCATATGCTAATATTAAATAGTGCTGATAGCTACTAAGTGATTCACTTTTCTCACCATACCAATGATAGCAGGTGTAGCTTCAACTTCTACTGAGTGATTGATTCTTTTCAACCCTAATGCCTCAATAGTTTTCTTTTGGCGCTCGCTTCTGTCGATAACGCTCTTTATCTGGGTGATTTTAATTTTTGCCATGATAATTAACCGTTAAATACTTTGTTTAAATCGACACCGCGGTGCTGTGCTACTGTGTACGCATCACGCATATTAGCTAAAGCGTCAATAGTTGCCTTTACCACGTTGTGTGGGTTAGATGAACCTAATGATTTTGCTAATACGTCTTTAATACCTGCAGATTCTAATACGGCACGCATTGCACCACCTGCTAAAACTCCTGTACCTGCGATTGCTGGTTTAATCAAAACTGAACCACCTGAATATTTACCATATTGAGCGTGAGGAACAGTACCTTTGATAATAGGAACTTTAACTAAGTTTTTCTTAGCGTCATCAATTCCTTTCGTAATTGCTTCAGTAACCTCTTTCGCTTTACCTAAACCGAAACCAACGATGCCGTTTTCATCACCTACAACCACGATTGCAGAGAAACTGAAAGTACGACCACCTTTAGTAACTTTAGCTACACGTTGGATACTTACTAAGCGATCTTTTAATTCAATCTCGCTTGATTTTACTCTTTTTATATTGCTTAATGCCATTTCTTCTATGATTAAAAGTCTAAACCGCCTTCGCGAGCACCTTCAGCCAAAGATTTGATACGGCCATGGTATAAGTACCCATTACGGTCAAAAACTACTTTACTAATTCCAGCTGCAACTGCTTTTTCTGCAACCAATTTACCTACTGCTTTTGACTGCTCAACTTTGTTGCCTGAAGCAGCAAAATCTTTTGAAGTGCTAGAAGCTGACACTAATGTCTTTCCTGCAACATCATCAATAATCTGAGCGTAGATACCTTTATTACTTCTAAAAACTGACAAGCGTGGACGCTCTGTTGATCCAGCCAGGTGTTTTCTGATTCCTTTTTTGATTCTCTCTCTACGAGATGCTTTATGTCCTGCCATGGTTATTATTTTTTAGCTGATTTACCTGCTTTTCTTCTTAATACTTCACCTACAAACTTAATACCTTTACCTTTGTATGGCTCTGGTTTACGGAAACCGCGGATTTTCGCTGCAATTTGACCGATTAATTGTTTGTCGATAGATTCCAAAGTGATAGTAGGATTTTTACCTTTATCTGCAGTAGTTGTTGCTGTAATTTCCTTTGGCAACATAAATACAATCTGGTGAGAGAAACCTAAAGTTAACTCTAATACATTACCAGTACATGCTGCACGGTAACCTACACCGACTAATTCTTGAGTAGTTTTGTATCCTTCAGTTACACCGACAACCATGTTGCTCAATAGAGAGCGGTATAATCCGTGTAATGCTTTGTGTCTTTTTTGATCTGTAGCACGAGTTACAACGATGTTACCATCTTCTTGAGCAACTGTAATGTCACGATCAACTTGTTGTGTTAATTCACCTTTAGGGCCCTTTACCGTAACTAAATTCTTGTCAGATACAGTCACCGTTACACCAGCAGGTATAGCGATAGGCGCTTTTCCAATTCTTGACATTTCTTTGTGATTTTCCTAGATTAATAAACGTAACATAAAACTTCACCGCCAACATTTTGTAAGCGAGCTTCTTTGTCTGTCATAACTCCTTTAGAAGTTGACAAAACAGCGATACCCAAACCATTCAAAACACGAGGCATAGTCTCAACACTTGCATACTTTCTTAAACCAGGTTTACTCACACGTGTCAACGTACGAATAGCCGAGATCTTGCTAATAGGATTGTATTTCAAAGCAATTTTAATTGTGCCTTGAACTCCAGTCTCTTCAAATTTGTAATTAGCAATGTAACCTTTATCAAAAAGAACTTTAGTGATTTCTTTTTTAAGGTTCGATGCAGGAATTTCAACAACCCTGTGGTTGGCCTTAATGGCATTCCTTACTCGTGTAAGGTAATCCGCTATTGGATCTGTATTCATTATATATAAAATTGTGACAACGGTTTCCTTCCCAACCTTTGGGACAGACCTTTTATCGATTAATAAATTTTAACGTAAAAAACCCTAGCAAATCTTATATAAGATTTGCTGGGGCAAAATTACTTATTTTTTTGATATTACCAAGAAGCTTTTTTAACCCCCGGGATCTTACCGTCTAACGCCATCTCACGGAATGTAACACGAGAGATACCGAATTGACGCATATATCCTTTAGGACGTCCTGTTAATTTACAACGGTTGTGTAAACGAACTGGAGAAGCATTCTTAGGTAATTTATCTAATGCAGCATAATCACCAGCAGCTTTTAACGCAGCACGTTTGTCAGCAAATTTAGCTACTAATTTAGCGCGTTTTACTTCGCGA
This region includes:
- the rpmD gene encoding 50S ribosomal protein L30, whose protein sequence is MAKIKITQIKSVIDRSERQKKTIEALGLKRINHSVEVEATPAIIGMVRKVNHLVAISTI
- the rplO gene encoding 50S ribosomal protein L15, whose translation is MNLSNLRPAKGSVKNRKRIGRGTGSGRGGTSTRGHKGAGSRSGHSTKIGFEGGQMPLQRRVPKFGFKNLNRVEYNGVNLDALQELVEKHNLTIVTLEELVAHGLVAKKDKVKILGRGELKAKVEVTAHAFSASAQAAIEAAGGSIVKL
- the rpsE gene encoding 30S ribosomal protein S5; the encoded protein is MALSNIKRVKSSEIELKDRLVSIQRVAKVTKGGRTFSFSAIVVVGDENGIVGFGLGKAKEVTEAITKGIDDAKKNLVKVPIIKGTVPHAQYGKYSGGSVLIKPAIAGTGVLAGGAMRAVLESAGIKDVLAKSLGSSNPHNVVKATIDALANMRDAYTVAQHRGVDLNKVFNG
- the rpsH gene encoding 30S ribosomal protein S8, with protein sequence MMNTDPIADYLTRVRNAIKANHRVVEIPASNLKKEITKVLFDKGYIANYKFEETGVQGTIKIALKYNPISKISAIRTLTRVSKPGLRKYASVETMPRVLNGLGIAVLSTSKGVMTDKEARLQNVGGEVLCYVY
- the rplR gene encoding 50S ribosomal protein L18, with protein sequence MITMAGHKASRRERIKKGIRKHLAGSTERPRLSVFRSNKGIYAQIIDDVAGKTLVSASSTSKDFAASGNKVEQSKAVGKLVAEKAVAAGISKVVFDRNGYLYHGRIKSLAEGAREGGLDF
- the rpsN gene encoding 30S ribosomal protein S14, with the protein product MAKEGLKAREVKRAKLVAKFADKRAALKAAGDYAALDKLPKNASPVRLHNRCKLTGRPKGYMRQFGISRVTFREMALDGKIPGVKKASW
- the rplF gene encoding 50S ribosomal protein L6, which produces MSRIGKAPIAIPAGVTVTVSDKNLVTVKGPKGELTQQVDRDITVAQEDGNIVVTRATDQKRHKALHGLYRSLLSNMVVGVTEGYKTTQELVGVGYRAACTGNVLELTLGFSHQIVFMLPKEITATTTADKGKNPTITLESIDKQLIGQIAAKIRGFRKPEPYKGKGIKFVGEVLRRKAGKSAKK